The following proteins are co-located in the Polyangiaceae bacterium genome:
- a CDS encoding dienelactone hydrolase family protein, translated as MSAVDGFRVEAFEHAGVRRDVYRRGEGHGVVIMHEIPGITPEVAGFSRRVADAGFAVYMPHLFGTPGREFSVPYMFGQLARACVSREFAVLARNESSPITDWLRALCRHAHAECGGPGVGALGMCLTGNFALALMVDDSVMAPVLSQPSLPFGVSKAHEAGIHVSRDALLRVKERAEAGCPVLGLRFTHDPVCKRARFDTLRRELGAAFEAIEIDSSPGNPHRIPRSAHSVLTKDFVDEAGHPTRAALERVLGFFQERLGSPV; from the coding sequence ATGAGCGCAGTGGACGGCTTTCGCGTCGAGGCTTTCGAGCATGCGGGGGTGCGGCGGGACGTGTACCGGCGAGGCGAAGGGCACGGCGTGGTCATCATGCACGAGATCCCCGGCATCACCCCGGAAGTGGCCGGCTTCTCCAGACGCGTCGCGGACGCGGGCTTCGCCGTGTACATGCCGCACTTGTTCGGCACACCGGGACGCGAATTCTCAGTGCCCTACATGTTCGGTCAACTGGCGCGCGCCTGCGTGAGCCGCGAGTTCGCCGTTCTGGCGCGCAACGAGTCGAGCCCGATCACGGATTGGCTGCGCGCCTTGTGTCGGCACGCGCACGCGGAGTGTGGTGGCCCCGGCGTCGGCGCCCTGGGCATGTGCCTGACGGGCAACTTCGCCCTAGCGCTGATGGTGGACGACAGCGTCATGGCGCCTGTGCTCAGTCAGCCGTCCCTGCCCTTCGGCGTCAGCAAGGCCCACGAAGCGGGTATTCACGTTTCTCGGGACGCCCTCTTGCGCGTGAAAGAGCGCGCCGAAGCTGGGTGCCCGGTGCTGGGGCTGCGCTTCACCCACGATCCGGTCTGCAAACGAGCGCGCTTCGACACCCTGCGACGCGAGCTCGGCGCGGCCTTCGAGGCCATCGAGATCGACTCTTCTCCCGGCAATCCCCATCGCATCCCACGCAGCGCGCACTCGGTGCTGACCAAGGACTTCGTGGACGAAGCGGGCCATCCAACCCGCGCCGCCCTCGAGCGCGTGCTCGGGTTCTTCCAAGAGCGTCTCGGCTCACCGGTGTGA
- a CDS encoding sigma 54-interacting transcriptional regulator, producing the protein MSVDPDDLYDDRTKTVQQLGHAPSQAPGFVLRVEHGPDQGCELHISSGTAGRLLVGTSPACALRLTDPSVSRRHVALELCETELEVTDQDSTNGTFLGDVRLQQARFGSAAVLRLGSTTLSLRPIAPPSPQPPLPNRIAFGPLLGASPMMRRLFPLCERLARTDVPVIIEGETGTGKEVLANALHQMGPRAKMPFVLFDCAAVPANLVEALLFGHERGAFTGAQETRQGVFERADGGTLFIDEIGDLDLSLQPRLLGALERSAVQRVGSSTLRPVNVRVIAATRRDLDREVHAGRFRDDLYHRLAVTRIELPPLRRRREDIPVLVRHFLREQEAPDAAVDSAQLSRWSDHDWPGNVRELRNAVARHLALGDLGAEGLGPFEAAFEAPNSAATVDDDWMDGILGADLPLADARRRVTEEFERRYVERLLEQHGGSVKEAAKAAGVAKRYFQLVKSRSGLTK; encoded by the coding sequence ATGTCGGTGGACCCGGACGACCTCTACGACGACCGCACCAAGACGGTCCAACAGCTCGGCCATGCTCCGTCGCAGGCTCCCGGCTTTGTTCTCCGGGTCGAACACGGGCCGGACCAGGGGTGCGAACTCCACATCAGTTCCGGCACGGCGGGGCGTCTGCTGGTGGGCACCAGCCCCGCCTGCGCTCTACGGCTGACGGACCCATCGGTTTCTCGGCGCCACGTCGCCCTCGAACTGTGCGAGACCGAGCTGGAGGTCACCGACCAGGACAGCACCAACGGCACCTTCCTGGGTGACGTCCGTTTGCAGCAGGCGCGTTTCGGAAGCGCGGCGGTTTTGCGTCTAGGCTCTACGACGCTTTCTCTTCGGCCGATTGCACCGCCGTCGCCACAGCCGCCGCTTCCCAATCGCATCGCCTTTGGTCCGCTGCTCGGCGCTAGCCCGATGATGCGCCGACTCTTTCCGCTCTGCGAGCGGCTCGCGCGCACTGACGTTCCGGTGATCATCGAGGGCGAGACCGGCACCGGCAAGGAGGTGCTCGCCAACGCTCTGCATCAGATGGGGCCACGCGCGAAGATGCCTTTCGTACTTTTCGACTGTGCGGCCGTGCCCGCCAATCTGGTGGAGGCACTCTTGTTCGGACACGAGCGTGGTGCTTTCACGGGAGCGCAGGAAACCCGCCAGGGCGTCTTCGAACGTGCCGACGGCGGCACGCTTTTCATCGACGAAATCGGCGACCTGGACCTTTCGCTGCAGCCACGGCTACTTGGGGCGTTGGAGCGATCCGCAGTGCAACGCGTCGGCAGCTCCACGCTGCGACCGGTGAACGTGAGGGTGATTGCAGCGACGCGCCGGGACTTGGACCGAGAAGTGCACGCGGGGCGCTTCCGCGATGATCTGTATCACCGCCTAGCGGTGACCCGAATCGAGCTACCTCCGCTACGCAGGCGGCGTGAGGACATCCCGGTACTGGTGCGACACTTCCTCCGCGAGCAGGAGGCTCCCGACGCCGCGGTGGACAGCGCTCAACTCAGCCGCTGGTCCGATCACGACTGGCCCGGCAACGTGCGTGAGTTGCGCAACGCCGTAGCACGACACCTTGCGCTGGGAGATCTTGGCGCCGAGGGCCTCGGTCCCTTCGAAGCGGCGTTTGAAGCACCGAACAGCGCGGCCACGGTGGATGACGACTGGATGGACGGCATTCTCGGGGCGGATTTGCCCTTGGCGGATGCGCGCCGCCGCGTCACCGAGGAGTTCGAGCGGCGCTACGTCGAGCGACTGCTGGAGCAGCACGGCGGCAGCGTGAAAGAAGCCGCCAAAGCAGCTGGCGTGGCGAAGCGCTATTTCCAGCTGGTAAAGTCTCGTAGCGGACTGACGAAATGA
- the acnA gene encoding aconitate hydratase AcnA encodes MTDKRLDSFSTRSTLDLGDRSFDYFSLPKLAAATGKDVQRLPYSLRILLENLLRNEDGKAVEKKDVLALLDWDPKATPDSEIAFHPARVVLQDFTGVPAVVDLAAMRDAMAAMGGDPNKINPLFPSELVIDHSVQIDYFGSADALLKNTEREYERNIERYALLRWAQGAFRNFQVVPPSTGIVHQVNLEALARVVFDADGLAYPDSLVGTDSHTTMINGIGVLGWGVGGIEAEAAMLGQPINLLVPQVIGFKLYGSLPEGATATDLVLTITRMLRDKGVVGKFVEFYGDGLASLPLANRATIGNMSPEFGSTCGIFPIDAETLRYVRLTGRGEARAKLIEAYARAQGLFWEPGQAEPEFTDTLSLDLGTVRPTLAGPKRPHDKVLLSDMKQSWAKSLAELREVAKSKGEPKGSMPLSLDGQQLELKDGAVVIAAITSCTNTSNPYVLMAAGLVAKNARQRGLTVKPWVKTSLAPGSKVVTQYLQSSGLLADLEALKFNVVGYGCTTCIGNSGPLPDAVGNAIREGNLVVCSVLSGNRNFEGRIHPDVRANYLASPPLVVAYALAGRTDIDLEKEPLGKDGSGKDVWLKDIWPTPKQVAELVEKHVTSAMFEQEYSAVFEGDERWQKMPVPKGDRFAWDAASTYVRRPTFFENMPKQPAPLADISAARALLVLGDSVTTDHISPAGSIAKDGAAAKYLNDHGVQQRDFNSFGARRGNHEVMMRGTFGNVRLKNLLVPGSEGSWSRHLPSGDKGTVYDVSMRYQGEGTSLIVLAGKEYGSGSSRDWAAKGTWMLGIKAVIAESYERIHRSNLIGMGVLPLQFPAGQSRESLGLSGEEVFAISGVTTLQPGKTVQVVAKAADGKELKFDALARIDTRVELDYYRHGGILQYVLRQLLAS; translated from the coding sequence ATGACCGACAAGCGCCTCGACTCTTTTTCCACCCGCTCCACTCTCGACCTGGGCGATCGCTCCTTCGACTACTTCTCGCTGCCGAAGTTGGCGGCGGCCACGGGCAAGGACGTGCAGCGCCTGCCCTACAGCTTGCGCATTCTGCTCGAGAACCTGCTGCGCAACGAGGACGGCAAGGCAGTCGAGAAGAAGGACGTGCTCGCGCTGCTCGACTGGGACCCCAAGGCGACCCCCGACAGTGAGATCGCGTTTCACCCCGCTCGGGTCGTGCTGCAGGACTTCACGGGCGTGCCCGCAGTGGTCGACCTCGCTGCGATGCGCGACGCCATGGCGGCCATGGGCGGGGATCCCAACAAGATCAATCCGCTCTTTCCCAGTGAGCTCGTGATCGATCACTCGGTGCAGATCGACTACTTCGGCAGCGCCGACGCTTTGCTCAAGAACACCGAGCGCGAGTACGAGCGCAACATCGAGCGATACGCGCTTCTGCGCTGGGCGCAAGGTGCTTTCCGCAACTTCCAGGTCGTGCCCCCCAGCACAGGCATCGTGCACCAGGTCAATCTGGAGGCGCTGGCGCGAGTCGTCTTCGACGCCGATGGTCTGGCCTATCCCGACAGCTTGGTCGGCACCGACAGCCACACCACCATGATCAACGGCATCGGCGTGTTGGGTTGGGGTGTCGGCGGCATCGAAGCCGAAGCCGCCATGTTGGGGCAGCCCATCAATCTGCTGGTGCCGCAAGTGATCGGCTTCAAGCTCTACGGCAGCTTGCCCGAGGGCGCGACGGCCACGGACTTGGTCCTCACCATCACGCGCATGCTGCGCGACAAAGGTGTGGTCGGGAAGTTCGTCGAGTTCTACGGCGACGGTCTTGCCAGCTTGCCCCTGGCCAATCGCGCCACCATCGGCAACATGAGTCCGGAGTTTGGCTCGACCTGCGGCATCTTCCCCATCGACGCCGAGACGCTGCGTTACGTGCGCCTCACGGGTCGAGGCGAAGCGCGCGCCAAACTGATCGAAGCCTACGCCCGCGCCCAGGGGCTGTTCTGGGAGCCCGGACAGGCCGAGCCCGAGTTCACCGACACGCTGTCCCTCGATCTCGGCACCGTGCGTCCCACCCTCGCCGGTCCCAAGCGTCCCCACGACAAGGTGCTGCTCTCGGACATGAAGCAAAGCTGGGCGAAGTCTTTGGCAGAGCTGCGAGAGGTCGCCAAGAGCAAAGGCGAGCCAAAGGGCAGCATGCCCCTCTCCCTCGATGGCCAGCAGCTCGAGCTCAAAGACGGCGCCGTCGTGATTGCTGCGATCACCAGCTGCACCAACACCAGCAACCCCTACGTGCTCATGGCGGCTGGGTTGGTCGCCAAGAACGCGCGCCAGCGTGGTCTGACGGTCAAGCCCTGGGTCAAGACCAGCCTCGCCCCCGGCAGTAAAGTCGTCACTCAGTACCTGCAGAGCAGCGGTCTGCTCGCCGACTTGGAGGCGCTGAAGTTCAACGTGGTGGGCTACGGCTGCACCACTTGCATCGGCAACAGCGGTCCGCTGCCGGACGCCGTGGGCAACGCCATTCGTGAAGGCAATCTCGTGGTGTGCAGCGTGCTGTCGGGCAACCGCAACTTCGAGGGTCGCATCCATCCCGACGTGCGCGCCAACTACCTCGCCAGTCCACCCTTGGTCGTGGCCTACGCCCTGGCGGGTCGCACCGACATCGACCTCGAGAAGGAGCCCCTGGGCAAGGACGGCTCGGGCAAGGACGTCTGGCTCAAGGACATTTGGCCCACGCCAAAGCAAGTGGCGGAGCTCGTCGAAAAGCACGTGACCAGCGCGATGTTCGAGCAGGAATACTCCGCGGTCTTCGAGGGCGACGAGCGCTGGCAGAAGATGCCGGTCCCCAAGGGCGATCGCTTCGCCTGGGATGCCGCCAGCACCTACGTGCGGCGCCCGACGTTCTTCGAGAACATGCCCAAGCAGCCCGCGCCCCTGGCAGACATCTCCGCGGCGCGCGCCCTGCTGGTGCTGGGGGATTCCGTCACCACGGATCACATCTCGCCGGCGGGCAGCATCGCCAAGGACGGAGCGGCAGCGAAGTATCTGAACGATCACGGCGTGCAGCAGCGTGACTTCAACAGCTTCGGTGCGCGCCGCGGCAACCACGAAGTCATGATGCGCGGCACCTTCGGTAACGTGCGCCTGAAGAACTTGCTCGTGCCGGGCAGCGAAGGCAGCTGGTCACGCCATCTGCCGAGCGGCGACAAGGGCACCGTCTACGACGTGAGCATGCGCTACCAAGGTGAAGGCACGTCGCTGATCGTGCTCGCCGGCAAGGAATATGGCTCCGGCTCGAGTCGCGATTGGGCCGCCAAGGGCACCTGGATGCTCGGCATCAAGGCCGTCATCGCCGAGAGCTACGAGCGCATCCATCGCAGCAACCTGATCGGCATGGGTGTCCTGCCTCTGCAGTTCCCGGCCGGTCAATCCCGCGAAAGCCTGGGCCTGAGCGGCGAAGAGGTGTTCGCCATCAGCGGCGTCACGACGCTTCAACCCGGCAAGACTGTCCAGGTCGTCGCCAAAGCTGCCGACGGCAAAGAACTGAAGTTCGACGCCCTCGCCCGCATCGATACGCGCGTCGAACTCGACTACTACCGTCATGGCGGGATCCTGCAGTACGTGCTCCGCCAGCTGTTGGCGTCCTGA
- a CDS encoding serine/threonine-protein kinase, with protein MSSAPDFPERVGRYSLLAPIGSGGLANVYLGRAQGVGGFTRQVAVKILHPHLREQRELMDQLIQEAKVVSQIRHPNVVQVLDVGEDTHGVFIVMDYVEGDSLATLLRWARSEGPALPRSIALRILADALDGLQAAHAARDEDGTSLGLVHRDFSPQNLMVGTDGVTRLIDFGVAKLARSAIQTRTGLIKGKVAYMAPEQTRGQPVDQRCDLWAAGVVIWETFAGRRLFRRGDDLSTMLEIASGEIPDLGSEPGDMPQGAVAATRAVLRRPPAERSASAAELKQLLLSGADAVAGCEEVALYVRTLAGPRLLERRERIGKIRELREQIRSLGTPADAATPSGPPLPVEATQPLAEHSDTHHSLSQGTATAPRSRRAAWIAGGLGVVAVGVGSLLWLGKSGSAAAPREADIAKPASTPLAGSTPEPAPQTSLVRISAAEPIAKLSVSGRDVPLAVAANLVDIRVESGTTRLVVQASTPDGRTTSYVSESVPPSVRLEFPAAPAAKKAAPRTTAHPAPAQTPGAQPRTLSPSPYRKTP; from the coding sequence ATGAGCTCGGCCCCGGACTTTCCCGAACGAGTAGGTCGCTACTCCTTGCTGGCGCCCATTGGCAGTGGCGGGCTGGCCAATGTGTACTTGGGGCGCGCGCAAGGTGTCGGCGGCTTCACGCGCCAGGTCGCAGTCAAGATTCTGCACCCGCACCTGCGGGAGCAACGCGAATTGATGGATCAATTGATCCAGGAAGCCAAGGTCGTCTCCCAGATCCGCCACCCGAACGTCGTCCAGGTATTGGACGTAGGCGAAGACACCCACGGCGTGTTCATCGTGATGGACTACGTGGAGGGAGACTCCCTCGCAACCCTACTGCGCTGGGCCCGAAGCGAAGGCCCAGCGTTGCCGCGAAGCATCGCGCTTCGGATCCTGGCGGATGCTCTCGACGGGCTTCAGGCAGCCCACGCGGCGCGTGACGAAGATGGCACCTCACTCGGTTTGGTTCACCGCGACTTCTCTCCGCAGAACCTGATGGTCGGCACCGACGGCGTAACGCGCTTGATCGACTTCGGAGTGGCCAAGCTGGCGCGTTCGGCGATCCAGACCCGCACCGGCCTGATCAAAGGCAAGGTCGCCTACATGGCGCCTGAGCAAACCCGCGGACAGCCCGTCGATCAGCGCTGCGATCTGTGGGCGGCCGGCGTCGTGATTTGGGAAACCTTCGCGGGTAGACGGCTGTTTCGCCGTGGTGACGATCTTTCCACCATGCTCGAGATCGCCAGTGGTGAGATCCCCGACTTGGGTTCCGAACCTGGCGACATGCCCCAGGGCGCTGTGGCGGCCACACGCGCCGTGTTGCGCCGACCGCCCGCCGAGAGAAGCGCGAGTGCCGCAGAGCTGAAGCAGCTCCTGCTGTCTGGCGCTGATGCCGTTGCAGGTTGCGAAGAGGTAGCACTCTACGTGCGAACGCTGGCGGGCCCCCGCCTCTTGGAGCGACGAGAACGCATCGGAAAGATTCGAGAGCTACGCGAGCAGATCCGCTCGCTCGGCACTCCGGCGGACGCCGCGACCCCGTCGGGTCCACCCCTACCTGTCGAAGCGACGCAACCCCTCGCGGAGCACTCGGACACGCACCACTCGCTGAGCCAAGGCACGGCGACCGCGCCGAGGTCGCGGCGCGCCGCGTGGATCGCGGGCGGGCTCGGTGTCGTCGCAGTCGGCGTTGGCTCGCTGCTCTGGCTGGGCAAGTCGGGCTCTGCCGCGGCCCCCCGGGAAGCCGATATCGCCAAGCCCGCCAGCACTCCGCTCGCAGGCTCGACCCCCGAACCCGCGCCGCAGACTAGCCTGGTACGCATTTCTGCTGCCGAGCCCATCGCCAAGTTGAGCGTGTCTGGGCGGGACGTGCCCCTGGCGGTCGCCGCGAACCTGGTAGACATACGCGTCGAATCCGGTACCACGCGACTGGTAGTGCAAGCCTCCACGCCCGACGGCCGCACGACCAGCTACGTGAGCGAGAGCGTACCGCCAAGCGTTCGTCTAGAGTTCCCGGCTGCGCCTGCGGCCAAAAAGGCTGCGCCTCGGACGACTGCACACCCCGCACCGGCTCAGACGCCGGGAGCACAGCCCAGGACCCTCTCACCTAGCCCCTACCGCAAGACCCCATGA
- a CDS encoding RNA polymerase sigma factor, translated as MAEEGMLAPVAATDAAGRAPSAAEPSCAAAAVHPASAELLSLLYRQIAVLAGPRPELDDLVQAAAERALKAIHRFDGRCALSTWTYTIAYRTVVDADRWHVRFRKRFASTEPEQLAHLPADWDTDAALLQLERARRLHAALARLSPKKRAVVVLVEFEGLSMREVAQIVDANERTVRSRLRDARKKLAEELAQDPLFGGSAR; from the coding sequence ATGGCCGAAGAAGGAATGCTGGCTCCCGTTGCGGCAACCGATGCCGCGGGGCGCGCGCCGAGCGCCGCCGAGCCGTCGTGTGCGGCCGCGGCGGTTCACCCGGCCAGCGCAGAGCTGCTTTCGCTGCTCTACCGCCAGATCGCGGTGTTGGCCGGACCGCGCCCGGAGTTGGACGATCTGGTGCAGGCCGCAGCCGAGCGGGCGTTGAAAGCAATCCATCGCTTCGATGGACGCTGTGCTCTGTCCACTTGGACCTACACCATCGCCTATCGCACCGTGGTGGACGCCGATCGTTGGCACGTGCGCTTCCGCAAACGATTCGCGTCGACGGAGCCCGAACAGCTTGCGCACTTGCCGGCCGACTGGGACACGGACGCCGCATTGCTGCAACTGGAGCGTGCACGACGACTGCACGCCGCCCTCGCGCGCCTCTCACCCAAGAAGCGAGCCGTCGTCGTGTTGGTGGAGTTCGAGGGGCTCTCGATGCGCGAGGTTGCACAGATCGTCGATGCCAACGAACGCACGGTGCGCTCACGGCTGCGCGACGCTCGCAAGAAGCTCGCCGAAGAGCTGGCCCAGGACCCTCTGTTCGGAGGCAGTGCACGATGA
- a CDS encoding enoyl-CoA hydratase/isomerase family protein, giving the protein MADDSVTLERRGQVALMTLTRPHKKNALDEGMWRALDAALDDVALNLPRALVVTGAGESFCAGVDVSLDNPLTAKQMQGIQDRDRDAVHGVLARMRRTVDRLVDLPIPVIGAINGLAYGGGAEIATRFDLRVVDPAAQICFSEVRLGLMPDLGGGVALARLLGPARAADLILTARRFDGTEAVALGWATRLSAAGACLDEALGMADVIAKNGPRAVRYALRVLRAHGEISASAGLELELDVATDLILSGECLHGVTAMFSKSEPTFPDIVE; this is encoded by the coding sequence ATGGCTGACGACAGTGTGACTCTGGAGCGCCGCGGGCAGGTGGCGTTGATGACCTTGACGCGCCCGCACAAGAAGAACGCTTTGGACGAAGGCATGTGGCGCGCGCTGGACGCAGCGCTGGACGACGTCGCGCTGAACCTACCGCGCGCTTTGGTCGTGACCGGCGCTGGAGAGTCTTTCTGTGCGGGGGTCGACGTCAGCTTGGACAACCCGCTGACGGCCAAGCAAATGCAGGGCATCCAGGACCGTGATCGCGATGCGGTTCACGGCGTGCTCGCGCGCATGCGACGCACCGTGGATCGCCTGGTGGATCTGCCGATCCCGGTCATCGGTGCGATCAACGGGCTGGCCTACGGTGGCGGCGCCGAAATCGCGACGCGCTTCGACCTACGAGTAGTCGACCCGGCCGCGCAGATCTGCTTTTCCGAGGTGCGCCTGGGCTTGATGCCAGATCTCGGCGGTGGCGTGGCGCTCGCTCGGCTGTTGGGACCCGCGCGCGCGGCGGATCTGATCCTCACCGCGCGGCGTTTCGATGGAACGGAAGCGGTCGCCCTGGGCTGGGCCACGCGACTTTCCGCGGCGGGCGCTTGTTTGGACGAAGCGCTCGGCATGGCCGACGTCATTGCCAAGAACGGTCCACGCGCGGTGCGCTACGCGCTGCGCGTGCTGCGCGCCCACGGCGAAATCTCCGCTAGTGCAGGGCTGGAGCTCGAGCTCGACGTGGCCACGGACTTGATCCTCTCCGGCGAATGCCTGCACGGCGTGACCGCGATGTTCTCCAAGAGCGAGCCGACGTTTCCGGACATCGTCGAGTGA
- a CDS encoding C1 family peptidase: MAHGQNHVIRKADGRERRLLGYKHAPPPSNASRYAASRVDEGQLPAKVDLRPHLSPVEDQGGLNSCVANAVAGAYEYLTRRHLGQDGYDVSRLFVYYNARAQQGMEEEDEGSVIADAIESLREMGACSENTWPYAEDIVNERPSDEAYDQARGFLVESSDLVETDLGAWKHALAEGYPIIFGCELFDSFDSGRKGKIPMPSPRERQRAEHGGHAMLCVGYSDPDRVFIVRNSWGERWGDRGYCYMPFDYLMSSDFNSGDSWILRRLDHFEVDETTWSNDEESILLDVASALGNMSDDEFGALLDAMGDTPFELRLALIMLTVAGADQEISEPELATVGEYVAHVLASLGADAEVEPLLHAALELIGDQELLEETIQLFGELLPADALASVVNDAVAMAAVDGLDRAEEAFAHALVNAWQVG, translated from the coding sequence ATGGCCCATGGACAGAATCACGTAATTCGCAAAGCGGACGGACGTGAGCGGCGCTTGCTCGGTTACAAACACGCGCCGCCGCCGAGCAATGCCTCGCGCTACGCTGCGTCACGCGTCGACGAAGGGCAGTTGCCTGCCAAGGTGGATCTGCGCCCGCATCTGTCGCCCGTGGAAGATCAGGGAGGGCTGAACAGCTGCGTGGCCAACGCCGTCGCGGGTGCCTACGAGTACCTCACGCGCCGGCACTTGGGTCAGGACGGCTACGACGTCAGCCGCTTGTTCGTCTACTACAACGCGCGGGCGCAGCAGGGCATGGAAGAGGAAGACGAGGGCTCGGTCATCGCCGACGCCATCGAGAGCTTGCGCGAGATGGGCGCCTGCTCCGAGAACACCTGGCCCTACGCCGAGGATATCGTCAACGAGCGACCGAGCGACGAGGCCTACGACCAGGCGCGCGGCTTCTTGGTGGAGTCCAGCGACTTGGTGGAGACGGACCTGGGCGCCTGGAAGCACGCGCTGGCGGAGGGCTACCCGATCATCTTCGGCTGCGAGCTGTTCGACTCCTTCGACAGCGGGCGCAAGGGCAAGATCCCGATGCCTTCGCCGCGCGAACGCCAGCGCGCCGAGCACGGGGGCCACGCCATGCTGTGCGTGGGCTACTCGGACCCCGATCGCGTGTTCATCGTGCGCAACTCCTGGGGCGAGCGCTGGGGCGATCGTGGCTACTGCTACATGCCCTTCGACTACCTGATGAGTTCCGACTTCAACTCTGGGGATTCCTGGATTCTGCGTCGCCTGGATCACTTCGAGGTGGACGAAACCACTTGGTCGAACGACGAAGAGTCGATCCTGCTCGACGTTGCGAGCGCTTTGGGCAACATGAGCGACGACGAGTTTGGCGCCCTGCTCGATGCGATGGGGGACACGCCCTTCGAGCTCCGGCTGGCGCTGATCATGCTGACTGTGGCAGGCGCCGATCAGGAGATCAGCGAGCCCGAGTTGGCGACCGTGGGGGAGTACGTGGCCCACGTGCTGGCGAGTCTCGGTGCGGACGCGGAAGTCGAACCGCTGCTCCATGCCGCCTTGGAGCTGATTGGCGATCAGGAACTGCTGGAGGAAACCATCCAGCTGTTCGGCGAGCTCTTGCCTGCAGACGCCCTGGCCAGCGTCGTCAACGACGCCGTGGCCATGGCGGCCGTGGATGGCCTGGACCGAGCCGAGGAAGCCTTCGCTCACGCCTTGGTGAACGCCTGGCAGGTTGGATAG
- a CDS encoding right-handed parallel beta-helix repeat-containing protein, protein MLNRTTVLLGAMFMIACGGSDDGSATPGGGATAGSAGNAGTGGSGNGGAGGGSAASAGAGATAGTSSGGTGAGGGAAGSGGGFAGGGGAWVAPIGIPYPTFGVNEQAADCTGCTVKQQTDLSGLSNIPAGTVIELSAGPFTGGALTLGGKGTADKPIYVRGPSATNPAVIRRVTKIQGSYLILENIDFDLSASSDGIAITNSDHVALRHSKVHDFDPGHNSTALFLGNSSDIVLLGNSIHDNGDFTFVGEQDVHGIGGSNIHRVWIVDGVMFKNRGDSAQFGHQAGNTSSDIFIGRNDISGDGENCVDIKETSNVVVSENKLHQTGFDMPLVVFHDCPVNAALIYNQLSDNGVGVSMASLETACAQYQPVKQFIIRNEFKNITNTAVEGWGSGKQHYVSGNTFGSVKTPIDLSNVAQSSLVEEGNAQVAQAYAAYQAVYGIDISSP, encoded by the coding sequence ATGTTGAATCGAACCACCGTGCTCTTGGGTGCAATGTTCATGATCGCCTGTGGCGGCTCCGACGATGGCTCGGCGACTCCGGGAGGCGGAGCGACGGCTGGCAGCGCTGGCAACGCCGGGACCGGCGGCAGCGGAAACGGCGGCGCAGGCGGGGGAAGCGCAGCGTCAGCGGGCGCGGGGGCCACAGCGGGCACGAGCAGTGGCGGAACTGGTGCCGGTGGGGGCGCCGCCGGCAGCGGCGGCGGCTTCGCCGGTGGCGGTGGGGCTTGGGTCGCTCCCATCGGCATTCCCTACCCAACCTTCGGCGTCAACGAACAGGCCGCCGACTGCACTGGCTGTACGGTCAAACAGCAAACCGATCTGAGCGGCTTGAGCAACATCCCCGCCGGTACCGTGATCGAGCTGAGTGCAGGACCGTTCACGGGCGGGGCCTTGACCCTCGGCGGCAAGGGGACCGCTGACAAGCCGATCTACGTCCGTGGCCCCTCCGCCACGAACCCTGCCGTTATCCGTCGCGTGACCAAGATCCAGGGCAGCTATCTGATTCTGGAGAACATCGACTTCGATCTCTCCGCTTCGTCAGATGGCATAGCAATCACGAACTCCGACCACGTCGCACTCCGCCACTCCAAGGTCCACGATTTCGACCCGGGCCACAACTCCACCGCGCTGTTCCTGGGCAACTCCAGCGACATCGTGCTGCTGGGCAATTCGATCCACGACAACGGCGACTTCACCTTCGTCGGCGAGCAGGACGTACACGGCATCGGCGGCAGCAACATTCATCGCGTCTGGATCGTCGACGGCGTGATGTTCAAGAACCGGGGCGATTCCGCTCAGTTCGGGCATCAGGCGGGCAACACCTCTTCCGACATCTTCATCGGCCGCAACGACATCTCCGGTGACGGCGAGAACTGCGTGGACATCAAGGAAACAAGCAATGTCGTGGTCTCCGAGAACAAGTTGCACCAGACGGGCTTCGACATGCCGTTGGTCGTGTTCCACGACTGCCCTGTCAACGCGGCGCTGATCTACAACCAGCTCTCCGACAATGGCGTCGGCGTCAGCATGGCCAGCCTAGAGACGGCGTGCGCCCAGTACCAACCCGTCAAGCAGTTCATCATCCGTAACGAGTTCAAGAACATCACGAACACGGCCGTCGAGGGCTGGGGCTCCGGCAAGCAGCACTACGTGAGCGGCAACACCTTCGGTTCCGTAAAGACGCCCATCGACCTGAGCAACGTGGCACAGAGTTCGCTGGTGGAAGAGGGCAACGCCCAGGTCGCGCAGGCCTACGCCGCCTACCAGGCCGTCTACGGCATCGACATCTCGAGTCCCTGA